The region GGCCCAATACGCCACGCCGCTTGTTGCAATTTCTGAGGTCAGGCCGCTGGCCAGCTGCAGCACAAACCAAAGGCCAAGCATGAGCCAAGCGGGGACGGTGAAAACCTTGAAGAACACAATCAATACCACCAAGATATCTACGCGAGCTTTAGGATACATCAGCAAATAGCCCCCCATGACACCAGAAATTGCGCCTGACGCTCCAACTGTGGGAATGCCACTTTGCGGGGCAGCGATGACTTGGGCCAATCCGGCTCCAATGCCTGCAAAACAATAGAACGCCGCAAATCCCAGGTGCCCCATTTCGTCTTCTAGGTTGTCGCCAAAGATCCAAAGAAACAGCATGTTGCCTGCAAGATGCATCAGCCCCCCATGCAAAAACATAGAGGTGAAAAGCCCTTGGAAATCCTGCCCACTGGAAACGCGATTTGGGAACAATGCCCAATCTGAGTAGAACGAAGCCAATAAAGCGGGCTGAGCTTCCAGCGGCCAAGTGTAAAGAAAGATCGCCACATTTGTGGCGATCAATGCATAGGTCAAATAGGGTATGCGGCCAGATGGATTGTGATCACGGATTGGGAACATCTTTCCAAGCTGGCCGGAATACGCAGGGGCGTCAAGCTCCTCCGCCAAGCAAAGCAGCATTGCCGCCAGCCGCAGTTGTATCAACACAAACGTGACGTTCTGCGCGCGCCCGTGCTGTGTCTGGCAGACCAGTGATCAACGGCACAATTGCTCCGTCGCGTGTGGCCAGCGCTTGCTCGTATTCACGCGCCGTGGTGCTGTCACCCCACCAGATCACTCCAGCAATCCCTGAAAGCTTGGTCAGGTCTTGTGCTGAAACCGCGCCGTCGGCAATCGCGGCGCGCCCACCCAAGGCCAACAGGGCAGCTGCCTGCTGTTTGGCAGCTTCTGCACCGGGGCCCATGCATAAGACGGGTGGTCGGGCCATGGTGGTCAACCGATTGGATTCGCCTGTGGGTCCTGGCAAAGATACGGTGGTTTCGGCCGCCCCAGGGGCGGCATTATCTATGGCTGTTTGCAGGGATTGGGCAGGCATTGTTGTCCCCCAACGATCGTCGGTTCTAACCGCTTCAACGTTCAGAAAGCGCGATAGATATAGCGGGCCACCTGCTTTTGGGCCGGTTCCAGATAATCCCTCGCCACCAAATGGCTGACTTCCGACAATCGCCCCAATTTGGTTGCGATTGACATAGATATTGCCGGCGTGAATGCGGTCAGAAACATGCTGCACGCGATCGTCAATGCGGGTTTGAAGACCAAACGTTAGCCCATAACCAGTCGCATTGATCGCATCAATGACGTCGTCTAACTCGTTGGATTTAAAGGTTGCCACATGCAGAACCGGCCCGAAAATCTCTTTCTTGAGGTCGGCAATACTATCTACTTTGATCATGGTGGGTGCAACAAAGTGACCCGTCTGCGGGGTTGCCAATTGAAAGATCACCCGGCCGTCGGCCTGCGCTTGTGCGATATGGTCGGCGATGTCGTGCTGTGCAGCACCATCAATGACCGGGCCAGAATCGGTCTCATAGTTCCAAGGGTCACCCAAGCATAATTCTTTCACCGCACCTTGCAGCATCTCTAGCAAGCTGTCGGCAATGTCTTCTTGGACATAAAGGCAACGCAGTGCAGAGCAGCGTTGCCCCGCTGACTGGAATGCGCTCTCAACAATCGCGGTTACAGCTTGCTCGGGCAGGGCAGTTGAATCGACGATCATCGCATTCAATCCGCCAGTTTCAGCAATCAACGGGGCACCAGGGGCCATGTGAGTGCTCATCGCCGCGCGAATGCGTAGCGCAGTAGCTGTGGACCCCGTAAAACAAACGCCATTCACGCGCACATCAGACGTGATTGCAGCCCCCACTTTAGAGCCAGAGCCGGGAATGAATTGTAGTACACTGCGCGGCACACCCGCTTGGTGCAACAGCTCAACTGCTCTAAATGCGATTAATGGGGTTTGGTCTGCAGGCTTTGCCAGAACGGCGTTGCCCGCTGCGAGGGCTGCAGAAACCTGACCTGTGAAGATCGCGAGGGGGAAGTTCCAGGGGCTAATGCAGCTGAATACTCCAGCAGCCTTTTGTGATGGCGCATTGGCTGCATAAAAACGCAGGAAGTCGACAGCTTCTCGCAGCTCAGCAACCTGATCGAGAGGTGTTTTGCCTGCTTCGCGGGCCAAAATTGCAAAGAATTCGCCAAAATTCTCTTCGTATAAGTCCGCAGCTTTCGCCAAAATTTGCCCGCGTTCCTCGGGGCTGGCATCCCAGGCTTTGGCACCAGCAAGGGCGGCCTCAATACCTTCGGGGCTTGTGTGGGTGATTGTACCCAAAGTATCTGCCAGAGAATAAGGGTTTTTCACATCAAATGTTGCGTCAGGTTTGGCCTCTGCCGCCAGCAAAGGCACCGCGTGCCATACCTGTTTTAAAAATGGCGCACGTGCAGCATCAACGCGCTCTAATGTTGGAACATCTCGGAGGTCAAACCCCTGCGAATTTTCGCGTTCCGGCGCGAACAGATGCGGGCCGGTCTCGATTTGCCGCTGGCCGTCTTCCAGGGCTTCGAATGGGTCGCGCGCGACGATTTCCGGCGCAACGTCTTCGTCAACAATCTGGTTCACAAATGAACTGTTGGCTCCGTTTTCCAGTAAGCGACGTACCAAATAGGCCAGCAAATCGCGATGCGCCCCAACTGGTGCATAGATGCGGCAGCGCGTTTTGTTGTCATCCAGAACAATGCTATGCAGGCTTTCGCCCATTCCATGAAGTCTTTGGAACTCAAAAGTCGATTTATCACTGCCCATATCCAAAATGGCGGCCACAGTGTGCGCATTGTGAGTGGCAAATTGCGGATAAATCCGATCCGTCATCCCCAGCAATTTGCGGGCATTAGCGATATAGCTGATGTCGGTTGCCGCTTTGTTTGTAAATACAGGAAAGCTCTCTAACCCTTGAACTTGGGCCAACTTTACCTCTGTGTCCCAATATGCCCCTTTGACAAGCCGAACCATAATCTTGCGATCCAGCTTCGCCGAAAGCTCATACAGAAAATCAAGCGTCGCGCCCGCGCGTTTGCCATAGGCTTGCACGACAACTCCAAAACCGTCCCAACCTGCTAGGGCAGGTTCAGACAAAACTGCCTCGATAACATCCATCGAAATGGACAAGCGGTCCGCTTCTTCTGCATCAATATTCAGCCCCATGCCCGCGGATTTAGCTAGCAAAGCCAAGGACCTAAGGCGCGGCACCAACTCATTTATGACACGCGTGCGTTGGGTGACCTCATAGCGGGGATGCAATGCGGAAAGCTTTACAGAGATCCCTGGGTTGTCACGGATGTCGTCATTTGTGCAAGCAGCGGCAATCGCAGTAATCGCCCGGGAATAAGCCAGATGATACCGCATTGCGTCCGCTTCGGTCTTGGCCGCTTCGCCAAGCATGTCATAGGAATATGAATAGCCTTTTGCTTCCATTTTTGCAGCGCGATCCATGGCTGATACAATGGTTTCACCCAGTACAAATTGACGCCCCATTTCTTTCATTGCGCGCCCAACAGCCGTACGAATAACCGGTTCGCCCAGACGTTTTACGGCACTGCGAAGAGAGCCAATGATGCCTTTGTTCTCGTCGTCCAAGACTTTGCCCGTCAGCATCAACGCCCAAGTCGAAGCATTGACAAGCGAGGAGGTCGAATGCCCAAGGTGCTTGCCCCAGTTGGAAGGCGCAATCTTGTCCTCGATCAAAGCGTCGATCGTTTCCGCATCAGGCACACGCAACAAAGCTTCTGCCAAACACATCAGCGCGATGCCTTCATCCGTGGATAGACCATATTCTGCCAGAAAGACTTCCATCAATCCCGGCTGGGTTTTCCCGCGAATTTGACTCACCAGATTGGCCGCTGATTTTGTAATTCGCTTTCGGTCCTCGGGACTTAGCCCAGTCTGTTCTTTCAGCTGCGCTACAAGCAGATCTTCGTCGCAATATGTGGATGTATCTATCAGGCGGCGGTGGGATGTCATCTGATTCTCCGAGAATGAGGTGGGGTGTTTTGATCAGCTTAATGGTTATTTTGAAGTCGATTTTCCTGAATTTTTCGTATATGCCTTCCGGAAGGACTTAATTTTGGGTAAAACACGATGCAATCAGGGCAGATAGAGGTCGACAGCTTTGACCGAAAGATTTTGGACGTGCTTGCGCGCAATGGGCGGACGTCGATCACGGATTTGGCCAAAGAAGTCGGACTTTCCAAAAGCCCAACTCAAGCGCGCTTGCGTCGCCTTGAAAGCGAGGGCGTGATCACCGGCTATTGCGCGCAGCTAGACCCCATTCGACTTGGCCTTGATCATGTGGCCTTTGTCGAAGTGAAATTGACCGACACGCGCGAGGCCGCCTTGGCGGCTTTTAATGCCGCAATTTTGGAAGTACCCGAGATTGAACAAGCCCATATGATCGCAAGTCATTTTGACTATTTATTAAAGGTACGCGTAACAAATATGGCGGCTTATCGTGCGGTTTTGGGTGAAAAAATCTCGGCTTTGCCGCATGTTGCCAGCACCTCAACTTATGTGGCGATGCAGTCTGTGAAAGAAAGTGGATTTTCTGAAATAGCATAGCGT is a window of Cognatishimia sp. WU-CL00825 DNA encoding:
- a CDS encoding Lrp/AsnC family transcriptional regulator; amino-acid sequence: MQSGQIEVDSFDRKILDVLARNGRTSITDLAKEVGLSKSPTQARLRRLESEGVITGYCAQLDPIRLGLDHVAFVEVKLTDTREAALAAFNAAILEVPEIEQAHMIASHFDYLLKVRVTNMAAYRAVLGEKISALPHVASTSTYVAMQSVKESGFSEIA
- a CDS encoding rhomboid family intramembrane serine protease — its product is MFPIRDHNPSGRIPYLTYALIATNVAIFLYTWPLEAQPALLASFYSDWALFPNRVSSGQDFQGLFTSMFLHGGLMHLAGNMLFLWIFGDNLEDEMGHLGFAAFYCFAGIGAGLAQVIAAPQSGIPTVGASGAISGVMGGYLLMYPKARVDILVVLIVFFKVFTVPAWLMLGLWFVLQLASGLTSEIATSGVAYWAHAGGFAIGLILTIPLWLRRGGTEFWSFTLGQPRNPEARYRFAKTDIPKVNRRK
- the putA gene encoding bifunctional proline dehydrogenase/L-glutamate gamma-semialdehyde dehydrogenase PutA, whose translation is MTSHRRLIDTSTYCDEDLLVAQLKEQTGLSPEDRKRITKSAANLVSQIRGKTQPGLMEVFLAEYGLSTDEGIALMCLAEALLRVPDAETIDALIEDKIAPSNWGKHLGHSTSSLVNASTWALMLTGKVLDDENKGIIGSLRSAVKRLGEPVIRTAVGRAMKEMGRQFVLGETIVSAMDRAAKMEAKGYSYSYDMLGEAAKTEADAMRYHLAYSRAITAIAAACTNDDIRDNPGISVKLSALHPRYEVTQRTRVINELVPRLRSLALLAKSAGMGLNIDAEEADRLSISMDVIEAVLSEPALAGWDGFGVVVQAYGKRAGATLDFLYELSAKLDRKIMVRLVKGAYWDTEVKLAQVQGLESFPVFTNKAATDISYIANARKLLGMTDRIYPQFATHNAHTVAAILDMGSDKSTFEFQRLHGMGESLHSIVLDDNKTRCRIYAPVGAHRDLLAYLVRRLLENGANSSFVNQIVDEDVAPEIVARDPFEALEDGQRQIETGPHLFAPERENSQGFDLRDVPTLERVDAARAPFLKQVWHAVPLLAAEAKPDATFDVKNPYSLADTLGTITHTSPEGIEAALAGAKAWDASPEERGQILAKAADLYEENFGEFFAILAREAGKTPLDQVAELREAVDFLRFYAANAPSQKAAGVFSCISPWNFPLAIFTGQVSAALAAGNAVLAKPADQTPLIAFRAVELLHQAGVPRSVLQFIPGSGSKVGAAITSDVRVNGVCFTGSTATALRIRAAMSTHMAPGAPLIAETGGLNAMIVDSTALPEQAVTAIVESAFQSAGQRCSALRCLYVQEDIADSLLEMLQGAVKELCLGDPWNYETDSGPVIDGAAQHDIADHIAQAQADGRVIFQLATPQTGHFVAPTMIKVDSIADLKKEIFGPVLHVATFKSNELDDVIDAINATGYGLTFGLQTRIDDRVQHVSDRIHAGNIYVNRNQIGAIVGSQPFGGEGLSGTGPKAGGPLYLSRFLNVEAVRTDDRWGTTMPAQSLQTAIDNAAPGAAETTVSLPGPTGESNRLTTMARPPVLCMGPGAEAAKQQAAALLALGGRAAIADGAVSAQDLTKLSGIAGVIWWGDSTTAREYEQALATRDGAIVPLITGLPDTARARAERHVCVDTTAAGGNAALLGGGA